A portion of the Daphnia magna isolate NIES linkage group LG4, ASM2063170v1.1, whole genome shotgun sequence genome contains these proteins:
- the LOC116920579 gene encoding uncharacterized protein LOC116920579 isoform X2, with protein MLMETMDTVGCDWLLNDLGPPPDAILRIPPPPLPHFIDRAYLHEMALAAAGDINRENDTVLAAPCHWCHWARRFDLVGSVSVTSGTEMALEDTWFFVILASCLMLTLGALLSALIYLRLNGKMLKGAWDFGSFLTENGSILIGGNDNGVSHIGSERHHNTGAMMPVRTVADHQTDNSKLDCQAISSSGDREEDFRRNCSRGSVAPAVQRPVTTPSSFPPLTRALWAAVKTCEGNHYIITHAQPFDQKQQRSSLPLTAGRDLEQPDEDSAGYTTLHLGASTSSMAVSNAENQMYYCCTDLMMMQQTPAFNGMQQVTSLDDSANELGCESAQNPLYVNMSPLHPLSSPKMNYPLINPIYPSPCRLQQMSTHVSKPSAEENTIRNNHLTHQAYDASNCSVNVTSQCSQS; from the exons ATGCTGATGGAAACGATGGACACTGTAGGCTGTGATTGGCTACTCAACGACTTGGGACCTCCCCCAGATGCCATTTTGCGAATCCCTCCACCTCCTCTTCCGCATTTCATCGACAGAGCTTATCTTCACGAGATGGCTTTAGCCGCGGCCGGTGATATCAACAGAGAGAATGATACGGTATTAGCAGCTCCGTGTCATTGGTGTCATTGGGCTCGACGGTTTGACCTGGTCGGCTCAGTTAGCGTAACATCGGGCACAG AAATGGCCCTTGAAGATACATGGTTTTTCGTCATTTTAGCATCGTGTTTGATGCTTACGCTTGGGGCGCTGCTTTCGGCTTTAATCTACTTGAGACTAAATGG GAAAATGTTGAAAGGTGCTTGGGATTTTGGAAGTTTTTTGACGGAGAACGGCTCCATTCTGATTGGCGGCAACGATAATGGTGTATCCCATATCGGAAGCGAGCGTCACCACAACACTGGAGCGATGATGCCAGTAAGAACAGTCGCCGACCACCAGACAGATAATAGCAAACTGGATTGCCAGGCAATCAGCTCCTCTGGCGATAGGGAAGAAGACTTCCGCCGCAACTGCAGCAGAGGTTCAGTTGCGCCTGCTGTTCAGCGACCCGTCACAACACCTTCGTCCTTTCCACCTTTGACACGCGCTTTGTGGGCTGCAGTCAAAACCTGCGAGGGCAATCATTACATTATAACGCACGCGCAACCTTTTGACCAGAAGCAGCAACGTTCATCGCTCCCCCTGACGGCTGGTCGTGATCTAGAACAACCAGACGAAGATTCCGCTGGTTATACCACTCTTCACCTCGGCGCCAGCACATCTTCAATGGCTGTTTCTAATGCTGAAAACCAAATGTATTACTGTTGCACCGACTTGATGATGATGCAGCAAACGCCTGCATTCAACGGAATGCAGCAGGTTACCTCCCTAGACGATTCTGCCAACGAACTTGGCTGCGAGAGCGCCCAGAATCCGCTCTATGTTAATATGTCTCCATTGCATCCTTTATCTAGCCCCAAAATGAATTATCCCCTTATCAACCCTATTTATCCATCTCCGTGTCGATTGCAACAGATGTCAACTCATGTGAGTAAACCATCAGCCGAGGAGAACACCA
- the LOC116920579 gene encoding uncharacterized protein LOC116920579 isoform X1, with protein sequence MSIRLTCQVMLMETMDTVGCDWLLNDLGPPPDAILRIPPPPLPHFIDRAYLHEMALAAAGDINRENDTVLAAPCHWCHWARRFDLVGSVSVTSGTEMALEDTWFFVILASCLMLTLGALLSALIYLRLNGKMLKGAWDFGSFLTENGSILIGGNDNGVSHIGSERHHNTGAMMPVRTVADHQTDNSKLDCQAISSSGDREEDFRRNCSRGSVAPAVQRPVTTPSSFPPLTRALWAAVKTCEGNHYIITHAQPFDQKQQRSSLPLTAGRDLEQPDEDSAGYTTLHLGASTSSMAVSNAENQMYYCCTDLMMMQQTPAFNGMQQVTSLDDSANELGCESAQNPLYVNMSPLHPLSSPKMNYPLINPIYPSPCRLQQMSTHVSKPSAEENTIRNNHLTHQAYDASNCSVNVTSQCSQS encoded by the exons ATGAGCATTAGGCTTACATG TCAGGTGATGCTGATGGAAACGATGGACACTGTAGGCTGTGATTGGCTACTCAACGACTTGGGACCTCCCCCAGATGCCATTTTGCGAATCCCTCCACCTCCTCTTCCGCATTTCATCGACAGAGCTTATCTTCACGAGATGGCTTTAGCCGCGGCCGGTGATATCAACAGAGAGAATGATACGGTATTAGCAGCTCCGTGTCATTGGTGTCATTGGGCTCGACGGTTTGACCTGGTCGGCTCAGTTAGCGTAACATCGGGCACAG AAATGGCCCTTGAAGATACATGGTTTTTCGTCATTTTAGCATCGTGTTTGATGCTTACGCTTGGGGCGCTGCTTTCGGCTTTAATCTACTTGAGACTAAATGG GAAAATGTTGAAAGGTGCTTGGGATTTTGGAAGTTTTTTGACGGAGAACGGCTCCATTCTGATTGGCGGCAACGATAATGGTGTATCCCATATCGGAAGCGAGCGTCACCACAACACTGGAGCGATGATGCCAGTAAGAACAGTCGCCGACCACCAGACAGATAATAGCAAACTGGATTGCCAGGCAATCAGCTCCTCTGGCGATAGGGAAGAAGACTTCCGCCGCAACTGCAGCAGAGGTTCAGTTGCGCCTGCTGTTCAGCGACCCGTCACAACACCTTCGTCCTTTCCACCTTTGACACGCGCTTTGTGGGCTGCAGTCAAAACCTGCGAGGGCAATCATTACATTATAACGCACGCGCAACCTTTTGACCAGAAGCAGCAACGTTCATCGCTCCCCCTGACGGCTGGTCGTGATCTAGAACAACCAGACGAAGATTCCGCTGGTTATACCACTCTTCACCTCGGCGCCAGCACATCTTCAATGGCTGTTTCTAATGCTGAAAACCAAATGTATTACTGTTGCACCGACTTGATGATGATGCAGCAAACGCCTGCATTCAACGGAATGCAGCAGGTTACCTCCCTAGACGATTCTGCCAACGAACTTGGCTGCGAGAGCGCCCAGAATCCGCTCTATGTTAATATGTCTCCATTGCATCCTTTATCTAGCCCCAAAATGAATTATCCCCTTATCAACCCTATTTATCCATCTCCGTGTCGATTGCAACAGATGTCAACTCATGTGAGTAAACCATCAGCCGAGGAGAACACCA